One region of Streptomyces rishiriensis genomic DNA includes:
- a CDS encoding amino acid ABC transporter ATP-binding protein, whose amino-acid sequence MESVRKTFGGSVVLRDVGLEVAPHTVTALIGASGSGKSTLLRCANLLEDIDDGAIWLDGEEITDPRVDQDAVRRRIGVVFQAYNLFPHMTVLENITLAPRRVHGDSRAQAEKHARELLERLGLAGRADEYPDRLSGGQQQRVAIVRALAVRPRLLLLDEITAALDPELVGEVLNVVRDLKADGMTMVLATHEMGFAREVADQVCFLDAGVVLERGTPEQLFGDPQQERTRRFLRRIVEAGRL is encoded by the coding sequence ATGGAGTCCGTCCGCAAGACCTTCGGCGGGTCCGTCGTCCTGCGGGACGTCGGCCTGGAGGTCGCCCCGCACACGGTGACGGCGCTGATCGGCGCCTCCGGCTCCGGCAAGTCCACACTGCTGCGCTGCGCCAACCTGCTGGAGGACATCGACGACGGCGCGATCTGGCTGGACGGCGAGGAGATCACCGACCCGCGCGTCGACCAGGACGCGGTACGGCGCCGGATCGGCGTCGTCTTCCAGGCGTACAACCTGTTCCCGCACATGACGGTGCTGGAGAACATCACGCTCGCTCCACGCCGCGTGCACGGCGATTCCCGTGCGCAGGCCGAGAAGCACGCCAGGGAGCTCCTGGAGCGGCTCGGGCTGGCCGGCAGGGCCGACGAGTATCCCGATCGGCTCAGCGGCGGCCAGCAGCAACGGGTCGCGATCGTGCGCGCGCTGGCCGTGCGTCCCCGGCTGCTGCTGCTCGACGAGATCACGGCGGCGCTCGACCCGGAGCTGGTGGGGGAGGTCCTGAACGTCGTCCGCGACCTGAAGGCCGACGGCATGACCATGGTGCTCGCCACCCACGAGATGGGCTTCGCGCGCGAGGTCGCCGACCAGGTCTGTTTTCTGGACGCGGGCGTCGTGCTGGAACGAGGCACCCCCGAGCAGCTCTTCGGCGACCCGCAGCAGGAGCGCACCCGGCGCTTCCTGCGGCGGATCGTGGAAGCGGGCCGCCTCTGA
- a CDS encoding MBL fold metallo-hydrolase yields MTYSGEVTVGGPADVHELKDLMITKIAVGPMNNNAYLLRCRATDEQLLIDAANDAHALLGTIGDDGIASVVTTHQHGDHWQALAEVVAATRARTYAGREDAEGIPVATDVPVDDGDVIRVGDVELTARHLVGHTPGSIALVYDDPHGHPHVFTGDCLFPGGVGNTREDPEAFASLIHDVETKIFDVLPDETWVYPGHGNDTTLGAERPHLPEWHARGW; encoded by the coding sequence ATGACGTACAGCGGTGAGGTGACGGTCGGCGGACCGGCGGACGTGCACGAGCTCAAGGACCTGATGATCACCAAGATCGCGGTCGGTCCGATGAACAACAACGCCTATCTCCTGCGCTGCCGCGCCACGGACGAACAGTTGCTGATCGACGCGGCCAACGACGCGCACGCCCTGCTCGGCACGATCGGTGACGACGGCATCGCGTCCGTCGTCACCACCCACCAGCACGGCGACCACTGGCAGGCGCTCGCCGAGGTCGTGGCGGCCACGCGCGCGCGTACCTACGCCGGCCGGGAGGACGCCGAGGGCATCCCCGTGGCGACCGACGTCCCGGTCGACGACGGCGACGTCATCCGGGTGGGCGACGTGGAGCTCACCGCGCGCCATCTCGTGGGGCACACGCCCGGCTCGATCGCCCTGGTCTACGACGACCCGCACGGCCACCCCCACGTGTTCACGGGCGACTGCCTCTTCCCCGGCGGGGTGGGCAACACCCGTGAGGACCCGGAGGCCTTCGCCAGCCTGATCCACGATGTCGAGACGAAGATCTTCGACGTGCTGCCGGACGAGACCTGGGTCTATCCGGGCCACGGCAACGACACCACGCTGGGCGCGGAGCGGCCGCACCTTCCGGAGTGGCACGCGCGCGGCTGGTAG
- a CDS encoding amino acid ABC transporter permease: MTVTEDESGREGADDEDGEDTSRAPGGSYASDGPSGDGASGSGKGAPDDGYVPSQRRLERERHQRTRARRATAIAALSTLVTGAVLYLVVVGAPGWPRTKETFFDGQYAREAFPKVLEGLWLNVRLLLVCGAAVLVLGMLIAVARTLRGPVFFPLRVLAAAYTDFFRGLPLIINLMIVVLGVPALRLQGVTVDPVLLGGTALTLTYSAYVAEVFRAGIESVHPSQRAAARSLGLSNRQALRFVVLPQAVRRQVPPLLNDLVSLQKDTGLVSIGGAIDAVRAADIIAGRSLNYTPYVVAGLVFVALTIPMTRFTDWVTARMDRQRAQGGTT, encoded by the coding sequence GTGACGGTCACCGAGGACGAGTCGGGGCGGGAAGGCGCGGACGACGAGGACGGCGAGGACACCTCGCGGGCCCCGGGCGGCTCGTATGCCTCGGACGGCCCGTCCGGGGACGGCGCGTCCGGGAGCGGCAAGGGCGCCCCCGACGACGGCTACGTCCCCTCGCAGCGGCGGCTGGAGCGCGAACGCCACCAGCGCACGCGTGCCCGCCGCGCCACGGCCATCGCCGCGCTGTCGACGCTGGTCACGGGCGCCGTCCTCTACCTGGTGGTCGTCGGCGCGCCCGGCTGGCCGCGCACCAAGGAGACGTTCTTCGACGGGCAGTACGCGCGCGAGGCGTTCCCCAAGGTTCTCGAAGGGCTCTGGCTGAACGTCAGGCTGCTGCTGGTCTGCGGGGCCGCCGTGCTCGTCCTCGGCATGCTCATCGCCGTGGCCCGCACCCTGCGCGGGCCCGTGTTCTTCCCGCTGCGGGTGCTGGCGGCGGCGTACACGGACTTCTTCCGCGGTCTGCCGCTGATCATCAACCTGATGATCGTGGTGCTGGGCGTCCCGGCGCTGCGGCTCCAGGGCGTGACCGTCGACCCCGTACTCCTGGGCGGCACGGCACTGACGCTGACGTACTCGGCTTACGTCGCCGAGGTGTTCCGCGCGGGCATCGAGTCCGTGCACCCCTCCCAGCGCGCCGCGGCCCGCTCGCTGGGCCTCAGCAACCGGCAGGCGCTGCGTTTCGTGGTGCTCCCGCAGGCCGTGCGCCGCCAGGTGCCGCCGCTGCTGAACGACCTGGTGTCGCTCCAGAAGGACACCGGGCTCGTGTCGATCGGCGGCGCGATCGACGCCGTCCGCGCGGCGGACATCATCGCGGGCCGCAGCCTGAACTACACGCCGTACGTCGTCGCCGGGCTGGTCTTCGTGGCCCTGACCATCCCGATGACCCGCTTCACGGACTGGGTGACGGCCCGGATGGACCGTCAGCGGGCCCAGGGAGGAACGACATGA
- the uvrA gene encoding excinuclease ABC subunit UvrA, whose amino-acid sequence MADRLIVRGAREHNLKNVSLDLPRDSLIVFTGLSGSGKSSLAFDTIFAEGQRRYVESLSSYARQFLGQMDKPDVDFIEGLSPAVSIDQKSTSRNPRSTVGTITEVYDYLRLLFARIGKPHCPECSRPITRQSPQAIVDKVLELPEGSRFQVLSPLVRERKGEFVDLFADLQTKGYSRARVDGETIQLSSPPTLKKQEKHTIEVVIDRLTVKESAKRRLTDSVETALGLAGGMVVLDFVDLPEGDPERERMYSEHLYCPYDDLSFEELEPRSFSFNSPFGACPECSGIGTRMEVDPELIVPDEDKSLDEGAIHPWSHGHTKDYFGRLIGALADALGFRTDIPFAGLPLRARKALLHGHKTQIEVRYRNRYGRERVYTTPFEGALPFVKRRHGEAESDASRERFEGYMREVPCPTCEGTRLKPLVLAVTVMGKSIAEVSGMSISDCADFLGELKLDARDKKIAERVLKEVNERLRFLVDVGLDYLSLNRAAGTLSGGEAQRIRLATQIGSGLVGVLYVLDEPSIGLHQRDNHRLIETLVRLRDMGNTLIVVEHDEDTIKVADWIVDIGPGAGEHGGNVVHSGGLKELLANPDSQTGQYLSGKKAIPVPDIRRPQDPSRRLTVHGARENNLQDIDVSFPLGVFTAVTGVSGSGKSTLVNDILYTHLARELNGARNVPGRHTRVDGDDLVDKVVHVDQSPIGRTPRSNPATYTGVFDHVRKLFAETTEAKVRGYLPGRFSFNVKGGRCENCAGDGTIKIEMNFLPDVYVPCEVCHGARYNRETLEVHYKGKSIADVLNMPIEEATEFFEAVPAIARHLNTLKDVGLGYVRLGQSATTLSGGEAQRVKLASELQRRSTGRTVYVLDEPTTGLHFEDISKLLKVLAGLVDKGNTVIVIEHNLDVIKTADWVVDMGPEGGAGGGLVIAEGTPEEIAGVSTSHTGKFLREVLGADRISDAAPVKAPRKTVAKKTVAAKTTPRKTATARTTAAKTATAAKTATTKTAASKTTAANNTAAKKAAAATKATPAKKAARARKA is encoded by the coding sequence GTGGCCGACCGTCTCATCGTCCGTGGCGCGCGCGAGCACAACCTCAAGAATGTCTCGCTCGACCTGCCTCGCGACTCGCTCATCGTCTTCACGGGCCTGTCGGGGTCGGGCAAGTCCTCGCTGGCCTTCGACACCATCTTCGCCGAGGGCCAGCGGCGCTACGTCGAGTCCCTCTCGTCGTACGCCCGGCAGTTCCTCGGCCAGATGGACAAGCCGGACGTCGACTTCATCGAGGGTCTCTCGCCGGCCGTCTCCATCGACCAGAAGTCGACCTCGCGCAACCCGCGCTCCACGGTCGGCACCATCACCGAGGTCTACGACTACCTGCGCCTGCTCTTCGCGCGCATCGGCAAGCCGCACTGTCCCGAGTGCTCCCGGCCGATCACCCGCCAGTCGCCGCAGGCCATCGTCGACAAGGTCCTGGAGCTGCCCGAGGGAAGCCGCTTCCAGGTGCTGTCGCCGCTGGTGCGCGAGCGCAAGGGGGAGTTCGTCGACCTGTTCGCCGACCTCCAGACCAAGGGCTACTCCCGCGCGCGGGTCGACGGCGAGACGATCCAGCTGTCCAGCCCGCCCACGCTGAAGAAGCAGGAGAAGCACACCATCGAGGTGGTCATCGACCGCCTCACGGTGAAGGAGTCCGCCAAGCGCCGGCTCACCGACTCGGTGGAGACCGCCCTCGGCCTCGCCGGCGGCATGGTCGTGCTCGACTTCGTCGACCTCCCCGAGGGCGACCCCGAGCGCGAGCGCATGTACTCGGAGCACCTGTACTGCCCGTACGACGACCTGTCCTTCGAGGAGCTGGAGCCCCGCTCCTTCTCCTTCAACTCGCCCTTCGGCGCCTGCCCCGAGTGCTCCGGCATCGGTACGCGCATGGAGGTCGACCCCGAGCTGATCGTCCCGGACGAGGACAAGTCCCTCGACGAGGGCGCCATCCACCCCTGGTCGCACGGCCACACCAAGGACTACTTCGGCCGGTTGATCGGCGCCCTCGCGGACGCGCTCGGCTTCCGTACGGACATCCCCTTCGCGGGGCTGCCGCTGCGTGCCAGGAAGGCGCTGCTGCACGGCCACAAGACGCAGATCGAGGTCCGCTACCGCAACAGGTACGGGCGCGAGCGCGTCTACACGACCCCCTTCGAGGGCGCCCTCCCGTTCGTGAAGCGCCGGCACGGCGAGGCCGAGAGCGACGCCAGCCGTGAGCGCTTCGAGGGCTACATGCGCGAGGTGCCCTGCCCCACCTGTGAGGGCACGCGCCTGAAGCCGCTCGTCCTCGCGGTCACGGTCATGGGGAAGTCCATCGCCGAGGTCTCCGGGATGTCCATCAGCGACTGCGCGGACTTCCTGGGCGAGCTGAAGCTCGACGCCCGCGACAAGAAGATCGCCGAGCGGGTCCTGAAGGAGGTCAACGAGCGACTGCGGTTCCTCGTCGACGTAGGCCTGGACTACCTCTCGCTCAATCGCGCGGCCGGCACGCTCTCCGGCGGCGAGGCCCAGCGCATCCGCCTGGCCACCCAGATCGGCTCCGGCCTCGTCGGTGTCCTCTACGTGCTCGACGAGCCGTCCATCGGACTGCACCAGCGCGACAACCACCGGCTGATCGAGACCCTGGTCCGGCTGCGGGACATGGGCAACACGCTGATCGTCGTCGAGCATGACGAGGACACGATCAAGGTCGCCGACTGGATCGTCGACATCGGTCCCGGCGCCGGCGAGCATGGCGGCAACGTCGTGCACAGCGGCGGCCTCAAGGAACTGCTCGCCAACCCCGATTCGCAGACCGGGCAGTACCTGTCGGGCAAGAAGGCCATTCCGGTGCCCGACATCCGGCGCCCGCAGGACCCGTCCCGCCGGCTCACCGTCCACGGCGCCCGGGAGAACAACCTCCAGGACATCGACGTGTCCTTCCCGCTGGGCGTGTTCACCGCGGTCACCGGTGTGTCCGGCTCCGGCAAGTCGACGCTGGTCAACGACATCCTGTACACGCACCTGGCCCGCGAACTGAACGGCGCGAGGAACGTGCCAGGGCGGCACACGCGCGTGGACGGCGACGACCTCGTCGACAAGGTCGTGCACGTCGACCAGTCGCCCATCGGCCGCACCCCGCGTTCCAACCCGGCCACGTACACCGGTGTCTTCGACCACGTCCGCAAGCTCTTCGCGGAGACCACCGAGGCGAAGGTCCGCGGCTATCTGCCCGGCCGCTTCTCCTTCAACGTCAAGGGCGGTCGCTGCGAGAACTGCGCGGGCGACGGCACGATCAAGATCGAGATGAACTTCCTGCCGGACGTCTACGTCCCGTGCGAGGTCTGCCACGGCGCCCGCTACAACCGGGAGACCCTGGAGGTCCACTACAAGGGCAAGTCCATCGCCGACGTCCTGAACATGCCGATCGAGGAGGCGACGGAGTTCTTCGAGGCCGTCCCCGCGATCGCCCGTCACCTCAACACCCTGAAGGACGTCGGCCTCGGCTACGTCCGGCTCGGCCAGTCCGCGACCACCCTGTCGGGCGGTGAGGCCCAGCGTGTGAAGCTCGCCAGCGAGCTCCAGCGCCGCTCCACGGGCCGCACGGTCTACGTCCTGGACGAGCCGACGACGGGTCTGCACTTCGAGGACATCAGCAAGCTCCTCAAGGTGCTCGCCGGCCTGGTCGACAAGGGCAACACGGTCATCGTCATCGAGCACAACCTCGACGTCATCAAGACCGCCGACTGGGTCGTCGACATGGGTCCCGAGGGCGGCGCCGGTGGTGGCCTCGTCATCGCCGAGGGCACGCCGGAGGAGATCGCCGGAGTGTCGACCAGCCACACCGGCAAGTTCCTGCGGGAGGTTCTCGGCGCCGACCGGATCAGCGACGCGGCTCCGGTGAAGGCCCCGCGCAAGACGGTGGCGAAGAAGACGGTCGCCGCGAAGACGACGCCGCGCAAGACCGCGACCGCCCGGACGACGGCCGCCAAGACGGCCACGGCCGCCAAGACGGCCACGACCAAGACGGCCGCGAGCAAGACGACGGCCGCGAACAACACGGCGGCCAAGAAGGCCGCCGCGGCGACGAAGGCGACACCCGCCAAGAAGGCCGCACGGGCCCGCAAGGCCTGA
- a CDS encoding S66 family peptidase — protein MTMPSYPPKPAPGDRIAVVSPSSGLPGLFPRPYELGLERLREEFGLEPVEYPATRRMGATPQERADDIHAAFADPSVRAVIASIGGEDQITVLPLLDRELLRADPKPFFGWSDNTNLLAFLYNSGLVGYHGASVMCELGRPGAMHPQTADSLRAALFTSGPYELRPAERWNDVNGDWADPATFEAEPETRPGAGWSWVNAERVVEGRSWGGNLEILSWLLMADREIARDPAVYDGGVLVLETSEELPSATEVFRILRNMGERGLLRCFPALLMARAKTWSFEHPNGAEEAARYAVEQRAAVERALRMYAPDTLAVFDVDFGHTDPQVVIPYGGTIRVDGPARRITVTY, from the coding sequence ATGACGATGCCTTCGTATCCCCCGAAGCCCGCTCCCGGCGATCGCATAGCCGTCGTCTCGCCCTCCTCGGGCCTGCCCGGCCTCTTCCCGCGCCCCTACGAGCTGGGTCTGGAGCGGCTGCGCGAGGAGTTCGGTCTGGAGCCCGTCGAGTACCCGGCGACGCGCAGGATGGGGGCGACGCCGCAGGAGCGCGCCGACGACATTCACGCGGCGTTCGCCGACCCGAGCGTGCGGGCGGTCATCGCGTCGATCGGCGGCGAGGACCAGATCACCGTTCTGCCGCTGCTGGACCGGGAGTTGCTGCGCGCCGACCCGAAGCCGTTCTTCGGGTGGAGCGACAACACCAACCTGCTGGCGTTCCTGTACAACTCCGGGCTCGTCGGCTACCACGGCGCGAGTGTGATGTGCGAGCTGGGACGCCCCGGGGCCATGCACCCGCAGACCGCCGACTCGCTGCGCGCCGCGCTGTTCACCTCGGGCCCCTACGAACTGCGGCCCGCCGAGCGGTGGAACGACGTCAACGGCGACTGGGCCGATCCGGCGACCTTCGAGGCGGAGCCCGAAACCCGGCCCGGCGCCGGCTGGAGCTGGGTCAACGCCGAACGCGTGGTGGAGGGGCGCAGCTGGGGCGGCAACCTGGAGATCCTCTCCTGGCTGCTGATGGCCGACCGCGAGATCGCCCGCGACCCGGCGGTGTACGACGGCGGGGTGCTGGTCCTGGAGACGTCGGAGGAACTGCCGAGCGCCACGGAGGTCTTCCGGATCCTGCGCAACATGGGCGAGCGCGGTCTGCTGCGGTGCTTCCCCGCGCTGCTGATGGCCCGGGCCAAGACCTGGTCCTTCGAGCACCCCAACGGCGCGGAGGAGGCGGCCCGTTACGCGGTCGAGCAGCGTGCGGCGGTGGAGCGCGCCCTCCGGATGTACGCGCCCGACACGTTGGCCGTCTTCGACGTGGACTTCGGCCACACCGATCCGCAGGTCGTCATCCCTTACGGCGGCACGATCCGTGTCGACGGTCCCGCCCGGCGCATCACCGTGACCTACTGA
- a CDS encoding maleylpyruvate isomerase family mycothiol-dependent enzyme, whose amino-acid sequence MIDHAHDLESVRDATERLLTAVAKLDNASAAGPSRLPGWSRGHVLAHIARNADALANVLEGRPMYADAHVRDADIERDAPRPLDVQLTDVRESAARFQATGAAPADWSRTVELRNGVVDAAARVPFRRWVEVELHHVDLGIGYELEDLPEEFTAREIEFLAERFTGRDEVPPTRLTDGPRAWLTGRAADRPEVTVTGAPADLLGWLSGRRDGSGLTTDGGPLPALPPL is encoded by the coding sequence ATGATTGATCACGCTCATGACCTGGAGTCTGTACGTGACGCGACGGAGCGGCTCCTCACCGCAGTCGCCAAACTGGACAACGCGTCGGCGGCCGGGCCGTCACGCCTGCCCGGCTGGAGTCGCGGACATGTCCTGGCTCACATCGCCCGCAACGCGGACGCCCTCGCGAACGTCCTCGAGGGCCGCCCCATGTACGCCGACGCCCATGTCCGTGACGCCGACATCGAGCGGGACGCCCCGCGCCCCCTGGACGTCCAGCTCACGGACGTACGGGAGAGCGCGGCCCGCTTCCAGGCGACGGGAGCCGCGCCCGCGGACTGGTCGCGCACGGTGGAGCTGCGCAACGGGGTCGTCGACGCGGCGGCCCGGGTGCCGTTCCGGCGGTGGGTGGAGGTGGAGCTGCACCACGTGGACCTCGGCATCGGCTACGAGCTGGAGGACCTGCCGGAGGAGTTCACCGCGCGGGAGATCGAGTTCCTCGCGGAGCGGTTCACCGGGCGGGACGAGGTGCCGCCGACGCGCCTGACGGACGGCCCCCGCGCGTGGCTCACGGGCCGCGCGGCCGACCGGCCCGAGGTGACCGTCACCGGCGCCCCGGCGGACCTCCTGGGCTGGCTCTCCGGGCGCCGGGACGGCTCGGGGCTGACGACGGACGGCGGGCCGCTGCCGGCCCTTCCGCCGCTATAG
- a CDS encoding carbohydrate kinase family protein codes for MIVVAGEALIDLVPQGAGALAGLRPARGGGPYNTAVALGRLGSPTAFCSRTSLDAFGEALLAGLRDSGVDVSAVQRGPEPTTLAVATLDGHGSAAYSFYVDGTADRLFTAPDAWPAGTRAVSFGTCSLVLEPGASAYEELMRTASARGLFTALDPNIRAGLIPDADAYRARFKSWLPSVSLLKLSEEDARWLGGTPREWLSAGPSAVVITQGGDGLTAFTRGGAVYSVPGEQVDVVDTIGAGDTVNAALLHGLAARDALSPAGLAELDAPGWEQLLRFAARAAAITCSRAGAEPPYAFELGGFPDLS; via the coding sequence GTGATCGTCGTCGCCGGTGAGGCCCTGATCGACCTGGTACCGCAGGGCGCGGGCGCCCTCGCGGGGCTCCGGCCGGCCCGCGGCGGCGGTCCCTACAACACGGCCGTCGCCCTCGGCCGCCTGGGCTCCCCCACCGCCTTCTGTTCGCGCACCTCGCTCGACGCCTTCGGCGAGGCGCTGCTCGCCGGGCTGCGGGACTCGGGCGTGGACGTGTCAGCGGTGCAGCGTGGCCCGGAACCGACCACGCTCGCGGTCGCCACCCTCGACGGGCACGGTTCGGCCGCCTACTCCTTCTACGTCGACGGCACCGCCGACCGCCTGTTCACGGCCCCGGACGCATGGCCCGCGGGTACGCGCGCGGTGTCGTTCGGCACCTGCTCCCTCGTCCTCGAACCGGGGGCGAGCGCGTACGAGGAGCTGATGCGGACCGCCTCCGCCCGGGGGCTGTTCACGGCGCTCGACCCGAACATCCGGGCCGGGCTGATCCCGGACGCCGACGCCTACCGGGCCCGCTTCAAGAGCTGGCTGCCCTCGGTGTCCCTGCTCAAGCTCTCCGAGGAGGACGCCCGGTGGCTCGGCGGCACCCCGCGCGAGTGGCTGTCCGCGGGCCCCTCGGCCGTCGTGATCACCCAGGGCGGCGACGGGCTGACCGCCTTCACCCGAGGCGGGGCCGTGTACTCGGTGCCGGGCGAGCAGGTGGACGTCGTGGACACCATCGGCGCCGGTGACACCGTGAACGCGGCTCTGCTGCACGGCCTCGCGGCGCGGGACGCCCTGTCCCCGGCGGGGCTCGCGGAGCTGGACGCCCCAGGCTGGGAACAGTTGCTGCGGTTCGCCGCCCGCGCGGCGGCGATCACCTGCTCCCGGGCCGGCGCGGAGCCGCCGTACGCCTTCGAACTGGGCGGCTTCCCGGACCTGTCCTAG
- the aroQ gene encoding type II 3-dehydroquinate dehydratase codes for MPRSLANAPIMILNGPNLNLLGQRQPEIYGSDTLADVEALCAEAAAAHGATVDLRQSNHEGQLVDWIHEARLNHCGIVINPGAYSHTSVAILDALNTCDGLPVLEVHISNIHQRESFRHHSYVSLRADGVIAGCGVQGYVFGVERVVALAGAARADT; via the coding sequence GTGCCCCGCAGCCTGGCCAACGCCCCGATCATGATCCTGAACGGGCCCAACCTGAACCTCCTGGGCCAGCGTCAGCCGGAGATCTACGGTTCCGACACGCTCGCCGACGTCGAGGCGCTGTGCGCCGAGGCGGCGGCCGCGCACGGCGCCACCGTGGACCTCCGGCAGTCCAACCACGAGGGGCAACTGGTCGACTGGATCCACGAAGCGCGGTTGAACCACTGCGGCATCGTGATCAACCCGGGCGCCTACTCGCACACCTCGGTCGCGATCCTGGACGCCCTCAACACCTGTGACGGCCTGCCGGTGCTGGAGGTGCACATCTCCAACATCCACCAGCGCGAGTCCTTCCGGCACCACTCGTACGTCTCGCTGCGCGCCGACGGCGTCATCGCGGGCTGCGGGGTGCAGGGATACGTGTTCGGCGTGGAGCGCGTCGTCGCGCTGGCGGGGGCGGCCAGGGCGGACACGTAA
- a CDS encoding ABC transporter substrate-binding protein: MHLALPVLRRVVAGATVALLATAVGCAPQPEDKAASTPSGSRANTCVKGGLATRTSGKLTIATDEPAYEPWFKDGKPANGEGFESAVAYAVAEQLGYDKSAVVWQSVPFNKAFAPGAKTFDFDINQVSISDERKKAVDFSSGYYDVRQAVIALKGTKAAAATSVADLRGLKLGAQVGTTSLDYIDDVVKPTVQAAVYAKNDQAKSALKNGQVDAVVTDLPTAFYITSAEVTDAEIVGQFENQGGSPEQFGLVLDKGSALTSCVTGAVDALRENGTLAKIEQQWLSDAVDAPVLK; this comes from the coding sequence ATGCACCTCGCCCTTCCTGTACTGCGCCGCGTCGTCGCCGGCGCCACCGTGGCCCTGCTCGCGACCGCTGTCGGCTGTGCCCCTCAGCCGGAGGACAAGGCGGCGTCGACGCCTTCCGGTTCGCGTGCGAACACCTGCGTCAAGGGCGGGCTGGCCACCCGGACGTCCGGCAAGCTGACCATCGCGACCGACGAGCCCGCGTACGAGCCGTGGTTCAAGGACGGCAAGCCGGCCAACGGCGAGGGTTTCGAGTCGGCGGTGGCTTACGCCGTGGCGGAGCAGCTCGGTTACGACAAGAGCGCCGTGGTCTGGCAGAGCGTGCCGTTCAACAAGGCCTTCGCGCCGGGCGCGAAGACCTTCGACTTCGACATCAACCAGGTGTCGATCAGCGACGAACGCAAGAAGGCCGTGGACTTCTCGTCCGGCTACTACGACGTGCGCCAGGCCGTCATCGCCCTGAAGGGCACGAAGGCCGCCGCGGCGACGAGCGTCGCGGACCTCAGGGGCCTCAAGCTGGGCGCCCAGGTCGGCACGACCAGCCTCGACTACATCGACGACGTGGTGAAGCCGACCGTACAGGCGGCCGTGTACGCCAAGAACGACCAGGCCAAGTCCGCGCTGAAGAACGGTCAGGTCGACGCCGTCGTCACCGACCTGCCGACCGCGTTCTACATCACGTCCGCCGAGGTCACGGACGCCGAGATCGTCGGTCAGTTCGAGAACCAGGGCGGCTCACCCGAGCAGTTCGGGCTCGTGCTCGACAAGGGCAGCGCGCTCACCTCCTGCGTGACCGGGGCCGTGGACGCGCTCCGCGAGAACGGCACCCTGGCGAAGATCGAGCAGCAGTGGCTCTCCGACGCCGTCGACGCCCCGGTGCTCAAGTGA